Proteins from one Deinococcus radiopugnans ATCC 19172 genomic window:
- a CDS encoding aldo/keto reductase codes for MTPSTDLPARQLRDLTVSALGLGCMGMSEFYGDTDEAESLRTLNRALDLGVTFYDTADIYGPHTNEELLGRWLKGKRDRVVLATKFGIVREPGYPMQRSLSGRPEYVRQSIEASLRRLKTDHVDLYYLHRPDPQTPIEDTVGAMGELVERGLVRFLGLSEVDAATLRRADATHPITALQSEYSLWTRDPENAPHPEDGQPGESVLAACRGLGVGLVPYSPLGRGFLTGQLKSPEDFGPDDFRSTSPRFQGENFQKNLDLVAEVQGLAGEKGCTPAQLALAWVLAQGKDIVPIPGTKRVKYLEENLGALDVTLTPDDLARIDAAFPPGVATGARYGQIQAVKR; via the coding sequence ATGACCCCATCCACTGACCTGCCCGCCCGCCAGCTTCGCGATCTGACCGTGTCCGCCCTGGGCCTGGGCTGCATGGGCATGAGCGAGTTCTACGGCGACACCGACGAGGCCGAGAGCCTGCGCACGCTGAACCGCGCCCTGGATCTGGGCGTCACCTTCTACGACACCGCCGACATCTACGGCCCCCACACCAACGAGGAACTGCTGGGCCGCTGGCTGAAGGGGAAGCGGGACCGCGTGGTGCTGGCCACCAAGTTCGGCATCGTGCGCGAGCCGGGCTACCCGATGCAGCGCAGCCTGTCGGGGCGGCCCGAGTACGTGCGCCAGTCCATCGAGGCCAGCCTCAGGCGCCTGAAGACCGATCACGTCGATCTGTACTACCTGCACCGCCCCGATCCGCAGACGCCCATCGAGGACACCGTGGGCGCGATGGGCGAGCTGGTGGAACGCGGGCTGGTGCGCTTCCTGGGCCTCTCGGAGGTGGACGCCGCAACGCTGCGCCGCGCCGACGCCACCCACCCGATCACCGCCCTGCAAAGCGAATACTCGCTGTGGACGCGTGACCCGGAGAATGCCCCCCACCCCGAGGATGGCCAGCCGGGTGAAAGTGTGCTGGCGGCCTGCCGTGGCCTGGGCGTGGGGCTGGTGCCGTACAGCCCGCTGGGACGCGGCTTCCTGACCGGGCAGCTCAAGTCCCCGGAGGATTTTGGCCCCGACGATTTCCGCAGCACCAGCCCGCGCTTTCAGGGCGAGAACTTCCAGAAGAACCTGGATCTGGTGGCCGAGGTGCAGGGTCTGGCCGGGGAAAAAGGCTGCACGCCCGCGCAACTGGCGCTGGCCTGGGTGCTGGCGCAGGGAAAAGACATCGTGCCCATCCCCGGCACCAAGCGTGTGAAGTACCTGGAAGAAAACCTGGGCGCGCTGGACGTGACGCTGACCCCCGACGATCTGG
- a CDS encoding metallophosphoesterase produces the protein MRVFAIADLHLAYVTPKPMTVFGPQWAGHPEAIYERWQGAVRPGDLVLLPGDLSWAMRLPDAMTDLAGIAELPGTKVLLRGNHDYWWPTPSKLRASLPPGMLAVHNDAVRVENVVVCGTRGWNTPGHVPLGDEDERLLSREAQRLSLSVAAAERLRQPGDHFLMMLHYPPASAPYPPNPLTEVIEAARPDLIVYGHLHGVPVEKSMRHVNGIPAHLVAADGLKFTPKLLLDTGD, from the coding sequence ATGCGCGTCTTTGCCATCGCCGATCTGCATCTGGCCTACGTGACCCCCAAACCCATGACGGTCTTCGGGCCGCAGTGGGCCGGGCATCCGGAGGCCATCTACGAGCGCTGGCAGGGGGCCGTGCGCCCCGGCGATCTGGTCTTGTTGCCCGGTGACCTGTCGTGGGCCATGCGCCTGCCCGACGCGATGACGGATCTGGCCGGGATTGCCGAATTGCCCGGCACCAAGGTGTTGCTGCGCGGCAACCACGACTACTGGTGGCCTACACCGTCCAAACTGCGCGCGTCGTTGCCCCCCGGCATGCTGGCCGTTCACAACGATGCTGTGCGAGTCGAAAACGTTGTCGTCTGCGGCACGCGCGGCTGGAACACGCCGGGACACGTGCCGCTGGGCGACGAGGACGAACGCCTGCTCAGCCGCGAGGCCCAGCGCCTGAGCCTCAGCGTGGCGGCGGCGGAGCGGCTGCGGCAGCCGGGCGATCATTTCTTGATGATGCTGCACTACCCGCCCGCCTCGGCCCCCTACCCGCCCAACCCGCTGACCGAGGTGATCGAGGCGGCGCGGCCCGACTTGATCGTCTACGGCCACCTGCACGGCGTTCCGGTTGAAAAATCCATGCGGCATGTGAATGGCATTCCCGCGCATCTGGTGGCGGCGGACGGGCTGAAATTCACGCCGAAGCTGCTGCTGGATACCGGGGACTAG
- a CDS encoding RecX family transcriptional regulator, giving the protein MRSRRAHSPEGDQPPREVRPKTPEERRDALLAYAFRALGARALTEAELRGKLERRSDDPTLIEEVLKRVQELGYQDDEQVAQIEGKRRGVGTFRVRQTLKRRGVPEDLIQDTLEARDPDQERAGALEVLERRWPALARKKDPKASAYAFLARRGYGGDAIWPAIRELSERALEDEAAQEQ; this is encoded by the coding sequence ATGCGAAGCCGCCGTGCCCACTCCCCCGAAGGCGATCAGCCCCCGCGCGAGGTCCGGCCCAAAACCCCCGAGGAGCGGCGCGACGCCCTGCTGGCCTACGCCTTCCGCGCCCTGGGCGCCCGCGCGCTGACCGAGGCCGAGTTGCGCGGCAAGCTGGAGCGCCGCAGCGACGATCCCACGCTGATTGAAGAGGTTCTGAAGCGCGTGCAGGAACTGGGCTATCAGGATGACGAACAGGTGGCCCAGATCGAGGGCAAGCGGCGCGGCGTGGGCACCTTCCGGGTGCGCCAGACCCTCAAGCGCCGGGGCGTGCCCGAGGACCTGATTCAGGACACCCTGGAGGCCCGTGATCCCGATCAGGAGCGGGCCGGGGCGCTGGAAGTGCTGGAGCGGCGCTGGCCCGCGCTGGCCCGCAAGAAGGACCCGAAGGCCAGCGCCTACGCCTTTCTGGCCCGCCGGGGCTACGGCGGGGACGCCATCTGGCCCGCCATCCGCGAACTCAGCGAGCGGGCACTGGAAGACGAGGCGGCGCAGGAGCAGTAA
- a CDS encoding TrmB family transcriptional regulator, which produces MSAVIHLQALGLTEYEARAYTALLALGRAVPARVARQAGIPRPKIYETLERLEGRGLAAKMGQNPLEYAPLSAREYLARARRSFDDRLGALDRDLSRLAPDPAPEAVYHLYGEAAIRSLCEDLTLNARRSLFMAGEASFAAELERLTPRGVELRRTHLTGLPSIAAEGQRAFLLARDGEAALVAHFIDEDGVGQAHGVHTHNPVIIHLIEGYVNLASRQAGSI; this is translated from the coding sequence ATGAGCGCCGTGATTCACCTGCAAGCGCTGGGCCTGACCGAGTACGAGGCCCGCGCGTACACCGCCCTGCTGGCGCTGGGCCGCGCCGTGCCGGCCCGTGTGGCGCGGCAGGCCGGCATTCCCAGGCCCAAGATCTACGAGACCCTGGAGCGGCTTGAAGGCCGGGGGCTGGCCGCCAAGATGGGCCAGAACCCGCTGGAATACGCGCCCCTGAGTGCCCGCGAGTATCTGGCGCGCGCGCGCCGCAGCTTCGACGACCGGCTGGGCGCCCTGGACCGGGACCTGTCGCGTCTGGCCCCCGATCCGGCCCCCGAGGCGGTGTACCACCTGTACGGCGAGGCCGCCATCCGCAGCCTGTGCGAGGACCTGACCCTGAACGCCCGCCGCAGCCTGTTCATGGCCGGGGAGGCCAGTTTTGCCGCAGAACTGGAACGCCTGACCCCGCGCGGCGTCGAACTGCGGCGCACCCACCTGACCGGCCTGCCCAGCATCGCCGCCGAGGGCCAGCGCGCCTTTCTGCTGGCCCGCGACGGCGAGGCCGCCCTGGTGGCCCATTTTATCGACGAGGACGGGGTGGGGCAGGCCCACGGCGTTCACACCCACAACCCGGTGATCATCCACCTGATCGAGGGCTACGTGAATCTGGCGTCGCGGCAGGCGGGGTCCATCTGA
- a CDS encoding metallophosphoesterase family protein, whose translation MVSALGCPVVSGNADRQTLEAPQPLQPRSFPDEQEIHDIGQWSAAQLTETERDTLRSFVPSVEREDLLCFHGSPARDDEVLDAGTPAERLEELRAEYGQQSIWIGGHTHQPLLRSLNGWRLLNPGSVGLPFEKRGGKYVNPARAESLLLDWTEGDWAVTFRRVPYPLAPLKEGILASGMPHARWLAAEWVEG comes from the coding sequence GTGGTGTCCGCACTGGGCTGCCCGGTGGTCAGCGGCAACGCAGACCGTCAGACGCTGGAAGCTCCACAGCCTCTCCAGCCGCGCAGCTTTCCCGATGAGCAGGAGATTCACGATATCGGCCAGTGGAGCGCGGCGCAGTTGACCGAAACCGAGCGCGACACCCTCCGCAGCTTTGTGCCGAGCGTGGAACGGGAAGACCTGCTGTGCTTCCACGGCAGCCCCGCGAGGGACGACGAGGTGCTGGACGCCGGGACACCTGCGGAACGCCTGGAAGAGTTGCGCGCCGAGTACGGTCAGCAGTCCATCTGGATCGGCGGCCACACGCACCAGCCGCTGCTGCGGAGCCTGAACGGCTGGCGCCTGCTCAACCCCGGCAGCGTGGGCCTGCCCTTCGAGAAACGGGGCGGGAAATACGTCAATCCGGCCCGCGCCGAATCCCTGCTTCTGGACTGGACGGAGGGGGATTGGGCGGTGACCTTCCGCCGCGTTCCCTACCCTCTGGCCCCGCTGAAAGAGGGCATTCTCGCCTCTGGCATGCCCCACGCCCGCTGGTTGGCCGCCGAGTGGGTGGAGGGCTAG
- a CDS encoding class I SAM-dependent rRNA methyltransferase, whose protein sequence is MKKSASVTLQPAAVRRIAGRYPFGHTGDIADADAGIAPGEVVDVKAPGGKVIARGYFNPDGATPLRLLTWEREEVDLKFYRARVKAALKRREGRILNTDAVRAVYAEADGLPGVVADQFGAVLAVQLRNAGAERHRDLILKALKEVTGAASAYERSDTGERRREGLGMVAGPLWGEVPERVDFHEDDLTLHFAPMDAQKTGFFLDQRDNRRLMRSLVRPGAGFLDVYSYTGGFSLHAAKAGAKSVALDKDQVALAALEGAARSNGVNGNVGVRWGDALEVLAALEREKRTFGAAVLDPPTLAKRRDDVPRAKRIFTDGAAHALRMLVGGGHLMISTCAHYIRVDDLLDAARVAAAEAECDAEVVAVTYQPADHPHLLSVPESLYLKSILLRKQA, encoded by the coding sequence ATGAAGAAGTCCGCCTCCGTCACCCTCCAGCCCGCCGCCGTCCGGCGTATTGCAGGCCGCTACCCTTTTGGACACACAGGCGACATTGCCGACGCCGACGCCGGAATCGCGCCCGGCGAGGTGGTGGACGTCAAGGCCCCCGGCGGCAAGGTGATTGCGCGCGGCTATTTCAACCCGGACGGCGCGACGCCGCTGAGATTGCTGACCTGGGAACGGGAAGAGGTGGATCTCAAGTTCTACCGCGCCCGCGTGAAGGCCGCTCTGAAACGCCGCGAGGGCCGCATCCTGAACACCGATGCCGTGCGTGCCGTGTACGCCGAGGCCGATGGGCTGCCGGGGGTGGTGGCCGATCAGTTCGGGGCTGTGCTGGCCGTCCAGCTTCGCAACGCCGGGGCCGAACGTCACCGTGACCTGATTCTCAAGGCCCTGAAGGAAGTCACTGGGGCCGCCAGCGCCTACGAGCGCAGCGACACGGGCGAGCGCCGCCGTGAGGGGCTGGGCATGGTGGCCGGGCCGCTGTGGGGCGAGGTGCCGGAACGCGTGGACTTCCACGAGGACGACCTGACGCTGCACTTCGCGCCGATGGACGCGCAGAAGACTGGCTTCTTTCTGGACCAGCGCGACAACCGCCGCCTGATGCGTTCCCTGGTGCGGCCCGGCGCGGGGTTTCTGGACGTGTACTCGTACACCGGGGGCTTCAGCCTGCACGCGGCCAAGGCCGGGGCGAAAAGTGTGGCGTTGGACAAGGATCAGGTGGCGCTGGCCGCGCTGGAGGGGGCCGCCCGCAGCAACGGCGTGAACGGCAACGTGGGCGTGCGCTGGGGTGACGCGCTAGAGGTGCTGGCCGCCCTGGAGCGCGAGAAGCGCACCTTCGGGGCCGCCGTGCTGGACCCGCCCACCCTCGCCAAGCGGCGCGACGACGTGCCGCGTGCCAAGCGCATCTTCACCGACGGCGCGGCCCACGCCCTGCGGATGCTGGTGGGTGGCGGCCACCTGATGATCAGCACCTGCGCCCACTACATCCGGGTGGATGACCTGCTGGACGCCGCCCGCGTGGCTGCCGCCGAGGCCGAGTGCGACGCCGAGGTGGTGGCGGTGACGTACCAGCCCGCCGACCATCCGCACCTGCTGAGCGTGCCCGAGAGCCTGTACCTCAAGAGCATTCTGCTGAGAAAACAAGCGTGA
- a CDS encoding PLP-dependent aminotransferase family protein gives MGRRAASGEWDELALAAPLPGEALHARVARTLRGAVTGGLLPEGTRLPGHRRLAGALGVSRNTLVDALAGLEAEGYLRVQGRSGTVVCVPAPEAAGPLTAAQDLPLSAWASRALSGGVDDAGGEYAVDFRVGQPVPELYPEAAWTAALARQAGRLGRRTEEGKFSDPLGPLETRRALSAYLNAARGARVTPEMVMLTGGTQSALDALARVFLEPGRVAAVEDPTYPGARAALAATGAAVVPVAVDAGGLQPTHLPPQATLLYLTPGCQYPTGVTLGAARRAELVAWARRGNAFILEDDYAADLHHTGRPLPVMQGLAPDRVILLGSFSKSLAPATRSGFLVAPPPVLRVLARTRPLTDRAPGTLDALALADVLDSGAYGRHLRRARQVLAHRQEVLLAALSDGLPGWAVQGAASGLHVYVRLPAGLEEAQAVAAAARRGVALSPVAPLSATGGPAAVLLAFAHLPPEAIRHGVRRLASS, from the coding sequence TTGGGCAGGCGCGCTGCGTCCGGGGAATGGGATGAGCTGGCCCTGGCCGCACCTCTGCCCGGCGAGGCGCTGCATGCCCGCGTGGCCCGGACCCTGCGCGGCGCCGTGACGGGCGGCCTGCTGCCGGAGGGCACCCGCCTGCCCGGTCACCGCCGCCTGGCCGGGGCGCTGGGCGTGTCGCGCAATACGCTGGTGGACGCGCTGGCGGGGCTGGAAGCCGAAGGCTACCTGCGGGTGCAGGGCCGCAGCGGGACGGTGGTGTGTGTGCCCGCCCCCGAGGCCGCTGGTCCGCTCACGGCGGCGCAGGACCTGCCCCTGAGTGCCTGGGCCAGCCGCGCCCTGTCGGGCGGTGTGGACGACGCGGGAGGCGAATACGCCGTGGATTTCCGCGTGGGCCAGCCGGTCCCGGAGCTGTACCCGGAGGCGGCCTGGACGGCGGCGCTGGCGCGTCAGGCGGGGCGGCTGGGCAGGCGCACAGAGGAGGGAAAGTTCTCTGACCCGCTGGGACCACTGGAAACCCGCCGCGCCCTGTCGGCCTACCTGAACGCGGCGCGTGGCGCACGGGTCACGCCCGAGATGGTGATGCTCACGGGGGGCACGCAGTCGGCGCTGGACGCCCTGGCCCGCGTGTTTCTGGAGCCGGGCCGGGTGGCGGCGGTGGAGGACCCCACCTACCCCGGCGCGCGGGCGGCGCTTGCGGCCACCGGGGCGGCGGTGGTCCCGGTGGCCGTGGACGCGGGCGGTCTCCAGCCCACACACCTGCCCCCGCAGGCCACGCTGCTGTACCTGACCCCCGGCTGCCAGTACCCCACTGGCGTGACGCTGGGCGCCGCCCGCCGCGCCGAACTCGTTGCCTGGGCGCGGCGCGGCAACGCTTTCATTCTCGAAGACGACTACGCCGCCGATCTGCACCACACGGGCCGCCCGCTGCCGGTGATGCAGGGCCTGGCCCCGGACCGCGTGATTCTGCTGGGCAGCTTCAGCAAGAGCCTGGCCCCGGCCACCCGCAGCGGCTTTCTGGTGGCCCCGCCCCCGGTGCTGCGCGTGCTGGCCCGCACCCGCCCGCTGACGGACCGCGCCCCCGGCACGCTGGACGCCCTGGCGCTGGCCGACGTGCTGGATTCGGGGGCCTACGGGCGGCATCTGCGGCGGGCGCGGCAGGTGCTGGCCCACCGGCAGGAGGTGCTGCTCGCGGCCCTGAGCGATGGGCTGCCCGGTTGGGCGGTTCAGGGTGCGGCTTCCGGACTGCACGTGTACGTGCGCCTGCCGGCCGGGCTGGAGGAAGCGCAGGCGGTGGCGGCGGCGGCCCGGCGCGGTGTGGCGCTCTCGCCTGTGGCCCCCCTCTCGGCCACCGGGGGGCCGGCCGCCGTGCTGCTGGCCTTTGCCCACCTGCCCCCCGAGGCCATCCGTCACGGCGTTCGGCGGCTGGCTTCTTCATAA
- a CDS encoding GAF domain-containing protein, whose protein sequence is MTDTPVPPPSQPVQATHLLTHLQGVTQALTTARQQDEVCDIVLRDALDILWGIGGTVLLVRDAHLHVAARRGQTDGSVWQAGDLTGGDPCADALRSNTPLYFDHAGALASAYPDLETRTGGKAAVASAVLPMVEGGQPLGVIVLDFREPHDFTPDERHFLRTLAAQCAVALDRLRLSGDLERQVQDRTAELEAFVRFTEAADGETDVLALAERAVDVLGVLFPGCTGVYYTLEGSLWRVKVYTRDLEAQPELLASLKAGMPLNTPVFAQPMQTGEPVFVDGWDPEKEQFAHSERYQTVATFPLMVNGTIQAIFALGLKDVPRWSAHSRAVFRSVGRSLRLALERTETARQLAAQNAELLARTQALEGFAELTQELGLTTEPEILIGRAMALVRSLLPPGYVIFWQIVQGRWQAAAQLGDVGNPDLQAAIEGGFPVGQLPSLDLPYQTREPLFQDHYDPARDVAPELVEHVSTVATLPVLVNGQVSGIFNAPLFGPRRWSAADQAVLKTTVHSLGLALERAEQARQLTAQRDLLQASNEELEAFTYSVSHDLRTPVRHIISFGDLLRRSLPEPLEDRTQRYFGIVSSAAATLNTLIDGMLDVSRASRQPLKAEQVDLDRVFQAARQQVSVEQPQRQIDWQIGALPSVRGDAGLLRRVVTALVDNAVKYTRDRERAVIEVWAEDRGADWAVLVRDNGVGFNPQYADKLFTIFQRLHRQEDFGGAAVSLANARRIVTRHGGTMTAQGQPGAGATFGLILPRVTP, encoded by the coding sequence ATGACTGACACCCCCGTGCCGCCCCCGTCTCAGCCGGTGCAGGCCACCCACCTGCTCACCCACCTGCAGGGCGTGACGCAGGCCCTGACCACCGCCCGCCAGCAGGATGAGGTCTGCGACATCGTTCTGCGCGACGCCCTGGACATCCTGTGGGGGATCGGCGGGACGGTCCTGCTGGTCCGGGACGCGCACCTGCACGTCGCCGCGAGGCGGGGCCAGACCGACGGCAGTGTCTGGCAGGCAGGGGACCTGACCGGCGGTGACCCCTGTGCCGACGCGCTGCGTTCGAACACCCCCCTGTACTTTGACCACGCAGGCGCGCTGGCCTCGGCTTACCCGGACCTGGAAACCCGGACCGGCGGGAAGGCCGCAGTGGCCAGCGCGGTGCTGCCCATGGTGGAAGGCGGTCAGCCGCTGGGCGTGATTGTCTTGGACTTCCGGGAGCCGCACGACTTCACGCCGGACGAACGGCACTTCCTGCGGACGCTGGCCGCCCAGTGCGCCGTGGCCCTGGACCGCCTGCGGCTCTCCGGCGATCTGGAACGGCAGGTTCAGGACCGCACCGCCGAACTCGAGGCCTTTGTGCGGTTCACCGAGGCGGCGGACGGTGAGACCGACGTGCTGGCCCTGGCCGAGCGGGCTGTCGACGTGCTGGGCGTGCTGTTTCCCGGCTGCACCGGCGTGTACTACACCCTGGAAGGCAGTCTGTGGCGGGTCAAGGTCTACACCCGTGATCTGGAGGCCCAGCCGGAACTGCTGGCCAGTCTCAAGGCCGGCATGCCGCTGAACACCCCGGTTTTCGCCCAGCCGATGCAGACGGGTGAACCGGTCTTCGTCGACGGCTGGGACCCCGAAAAAGAGCAGTTTGCCCACTCTGAACGCTACCAGACTGTCGCCACCTTTCCGCTGATGGTGAACGGCACCATTCAGGCCATCTTCGCGCTGGGCCTCAAGGACGTCCCGCGCTGGTCCGCCCATTCCAGGGCCGTGTTCCGCTCGGTGGGCCGCAGTCTCCGGCTGGCCCTGGAACGCACCGAGACCGCCCGGCAACTCGCGGCCCAGAACGCCGAATTGCTGGCCCGCACGCAGGCGCTGGAGGGCTTCGCCGAGCTGACCCAGGAACTGGGGCTGACCACCGAGCCTGAAATCCTGATCGGCCGGGCGATGGCCCTGGTGCGCTCCCTGCTGCCACCGGGGTATGTCATCTTCTGGCAGATCGTCCAGGGCCGGTGGCAGGCCGCCGCGCAGCTGGGTGATGTAGGCAACCCCGACTTGCAGGCGGCCATCGAGGGCGGCTTTCCTGTGGGCCAGCTGCCCAGCCTGGACCTGCCGTACCAGACCCGCGAACCGCTGTTTCAGGACCACTACGATCCCGCACGCGACGTCGCCCCGGAACTTGTCGAGCACGTCTCGACGGTGGCCACCCTGCCGGTGCTGGTCAACGGTCAGGTCAGCGGCATCTTCAACGCCCCGCTGTTCGGGCCGCGCCGGTGGAGCGCCGCCGATCAGGCGGTCCTCAAGACGACGGTCCACAGCCTGGGCCTGGCGCTGGAACGTGCCGAACAGGCGCGGCAGCTGACCGCCCAGCGCGACCTGTTGCAGGCCTCGAACGAGGAACTGGAGGCCTTCACGTACAGCGTGTCGCATGACCTGCGGACCCCGGTGCGGCACATCATCAGCTTCGGCGATCTGCTGCGGCGCTCGTTGCCCGAGCCGCTGGAGGACCGGACGCAGCGGTACTTCGGCATCGTGTCCAGCGCGGCGGCGACGCTCAACACCCTGATCGACGGCATGCTGGACGTCTCGCGCGCCTCACGCCAGCCGCTGAAGGCCGAGCAGGTGGACCTGGACCGGGTCTTTCAGGCGGCCCGTCAGCAGGTCAGTGTGGAGCAGCCGCAGCGTCAGATCGACTGGCAGATCGGCGCCCTGCCCAGCGTGAGGGGGGACGCGGGGCTGTTGCGCCGGGTGGTGACGGCCCTGGTAGACAACGCGGTGAAGTACACCCGTGACCGTGAGCGGGCAGTGATCGAGGTATGGGCGGAAGACCGGGGAGCAGACTGGGCCGTGCTGGTGCGGGACAACGGGGTGGGCTTCAATCCGCAGTACGCGGACAAGCTGTTCACCATCTTCCAGCGGTTGCACCGGCAGGAAGACTTCGGGGGGGCCGCCGTGAGCCTGGCGAACGCGCGGCGGATCGTGACCCGGCACGGCGGCACCATGACGGCCCAGGGCCAGCCGGGCGCGGGAGCCACCTTCGGCTTGATCCTGCCCAGGGTGACGCCCTGA
- the rpsT gene encoding 30S ribosomal protein S20, with translation MALRHKSAQKRHRQSLKRRMINRSRKSTIKTFTKKALAAITNGEDLNAAQSKAESLIDKAAKGSTLHKNTAARKKSRLAKAINKAKAAQDSAAQTQSAAQPQS, from the coding sequence ATGGCATTACGTCACAAGTCCGCCCAGAAGCGCCACCGCCAGAGCCTCAAGCGCCGCATGATCAACCGCAGCCGCAAGAGCACCATCAAGACCTTTACCAAGAAGGCGCTGGCCGCCATCACCAACGGTGAGGACCTGAACGCCGCCCAGAGCAAGGCCGAAAGTCTGATCGACAAGGCCGCCAAGGGCAGCACCCTGCACAAGAACACCGCCGCGCGCAAGAAGAGCCGGCTGGCGAAGGCCATCAACAAGGCCAAGGCCGCGCAGGACAGCGCCGCGCAGACCCAGAGCGCCGCACAGCCCCAGAGCTGA